The Procambarus clarkii isolate CNS0578487 chromosome 24, FALCON_Pclarkii_2.0, whole genome shotgun sequence genome includes a region encoding these proteins:
- the LOC138368088 gene encoding protein rtoA-like, with protein MVVDYTDYCNTNSIVVDYSDSGNTGSNTGSIVVDYRDCGNTGSNTGSIVVHYSDCDNNGNNTGSNTGSIVIDYRDCGNTGSITGSIVVHNSNCGNNGSNTGSNTGSIVVDYRACGSRNSKRLDDRDCGNTGSILVDYSHCGNTGSIIVDYSDCGNTGSIVVNYRICGNTGSIVIEQ; from the coding sequence atggtTGTTGACTACACAGACTATTGCAACACtaacagcatagtggttgactacagtgacagtggcaacactggcagcaacacaggcagcattgtggttgactacagagactgtggcaacactggcagcaacacaggCAGCATAGTGGTTCACTACAGTGACTGTGACAATAATGgtaacaacactggcagcaacacaggcagcatagtgattgactacagagactgtggcaacactggcagcatcacAGGCAGCATAGTGGTTCACAACAGTAACTGTGGCAATAAtggtagcaacactggcagcaacactggcagcatagtggttgactacagagccTGTGGCAGCAGAAACAGCAAAAGGCTTGAcgacagagactgtggcaacactggcagcatattaGTAGACTacagtcactgtggcaacactggcagtataatagttgactacagtgactgtggcaacactggcagcattgtgGTAAACTACAGAATCTGTGGCAACACTGGTAGCATAGTAATTGAACAGTGA
- the LOC138368084 gene encoding ice-structuring glycoprotein-like — protein MLPVSPQSLVATVTVVNHYAASVHTVTVVNHNAANVATITVVNHYATNVATVSVFYHYAASVAARVATVTVVIHYAASVDTVTVVNHYAASVDIFTVVNQYAANVSKVPVVNHYAASVASVYVVYHNAASVVASVNTVSVVNHFDASVAPVSIVNNYNASFDTVTVVNHDAASFATVTVVYYYAASVATVSVVNHNAACVAKVSLVNIYAACVAASVATVTVVNHYDAGFATVTVVNHYAASIADSVATVSVVDHYDASFATVTVVNHYDASVAAFVATDTVVNHYTACVAASVAAISVVNHFSVVNNFAASVTAIVAKVTVVNNYADCVAASVATVTVINHYAASVAIISGVNHIAASVASSVATVSVVNHYAASVDTVTVVNHYAASVADSVATVSVVDHYDASFATVTVVNHYAASVATVTVVNHYAASVDKVTVVNHNSASVATVTVVNHNATSVATVSLVYHYHASVAVSVATVTVVNHYAASVATVTVVNHYTGSVATVSVVNHYAASVETFTVVIHYATSVVTVSVIYHYAASVATVTVVNHYASISVVDHYVIVATVTVVNDYAASVATVSVVNNYAASVAAFVATDTVVNHYAACVAAISVVNNFVASVAVIVAKVPVVNHFADCVAASVATVTVINHYAASVANVSVVNHCAASVDTVTVVNHYAANVSTVTVVNHYAASMASVYVVYHNAASVAPVSVVNNFNASVDTVTVVNHYAASFATVTVVYNYAASVATVSVVNHYAACVAASVATVTVVNHYDASFATVTVVNHYAASVADSVPAIVATISVVNHYDASFATVTVVNHYAASVATVTVVNHYATSVATVCVVYHYAASVARVTEVNHYAASVATVTVVNHYTGSVATVSVVNLYAAIVATVSVDNNYAASVATVSVVNNYDASVETLTVVNPYAASVSTVT, from the exons atGCTACCAGTGTCGCCACAGTCTCT tgttgccacagtcactgtagtcaaccactacgcTGCTAGTGTTCACACAGTCACTGTAGTTAACCACAATGCTGCCAATGTTGCCACAATCACTGTTGTCAACCACTATGCTACCaatgttgccacagtctctgtattctaccactatgctgccagtgttgctgccagagttgccacagtcactgtagtcatccACTACGCTGCTAGTGTtgacacagtcactgtagtcaaccactatgctgctagtgttgacatattcactgtagtcaaccaataTGCTGCCAATGTTTCCAAAGtccctgtagtcaaccactatgctgccagtgtggcCTCAGTCTAtgtagtctaccacaatgctgccagtgttgttgccagtgttaacacagtctctgtagtcaaccactttGATGCCAGTGTTGCCCCAGTCTCTATAGTCAACAACTATAATGCAAGTTTtgacacagtcactgtagtcaaccatgaTGCTGCCAgttttgccacagtcactgtagtctactactatgctgccagtgttgccacagtctctgtagtcaaccataATGCTGCTTGTGTTGCCAAAGTCTCTTTAGTCAACATCTATGCTGcctgtgttgctgccagtgttgcaactgtcactgtagtcaaccactatgatgCCGgttttgccacagtcactgtagtcaaccactatgctgccagtattGCTGACAGTGTTGCCACTGTCTCTGTAGTCGACCACTATGATGCCAgttttgccacagtcactgtagtcaaccactatgatgCCAGTGTTGCTGCCTTTGTTGCTACAGACACAGTAGTCAACCACTATACTGcctgtgttgctgccagtgttgccgcaatctctgtagtcaaccact tctctgtagtcaacaaCTTTGCTGCCAGTGTTACTGCTATTGTTGCCAAAGTTACTGTAGTCAACAACTATGCTGActgtgttgctgccagtgttgccactgtcactgtaatcaaccactatgctgctagTGTTGCCATAATCTCTGGAGTCAACCACATTGCTGCAAGTGTtgcttccagtgttgccactgtctctgtagtcaaccactatgctgctagtgttgacacagtcactgtagtcaaccactatgctgccagtgttgctgacaGTGTTGCCACTGTCTCTGTAGTCGACCACTATGATGCCAgttttgccacagtcactgtagtcaaccactatgctgccagtgttgccacagtcactgtagtgaaccactatgctgctagtgttgacaaagtcactgtagtcaaccacaatTCAGCCAGTGTtgctacagtcactgtagtcaaccacaatGCTACCAGTGTCGCCACAGTCTCTTTAGTCTACCACTATCATGCCAGTGTTGctgtcagtgttgccacagtcactgtagtcaaccactatgctgccagtgttgccacagtcactgtagttaaCCATTATACtggcagtgttgccacagtctctgtagtcaaccattatgcCGCCAGTGTTGAAACATTCACTGTAGTCATCCACTATGCTACCAGCGTTGTCACAGTCTCTGTAAtctaccactatgctgccagtgttgccacagtcactgtagtcaaccattatgcttcca TCTCTGTAGTCGACCATTATGTcattgttgccacagtcactgtagttaaCGATTATgccgccagtgttgccacagtctctgtagtcaacaactatgctgccagtgttgctgcctTTGTGGCCACAGACacagtagtcaaccactatgctgcctgtGTTGCTGCCA tctctgtagtcaacaaCTTTGTTGCCAGTGTTGCTGTTATTGTTGCCAAAGTTCCTGTAGTCAACCACTTTGCTGActgtgttgctgccagtgttgccactgtcactgtaatcaaccactatgctgcaagTGTTGCCAatgtctctgtagtcaaccactgtgctgctagtgttgacacagtcactgtagtcaaccactatgctgccaatgtttcaacagtcactgtagtcaaccactatgctgccagtatGGCCTCAGTCTAtgtagtctaccacaatgctgccagtgttgccccagtctctgtagtcaacaaCTTTAATGCAAGTGTtgacacagtcactgtagtcaaccattatgctgcCAGTTTTGCCACGGTCACTGTAGTCTacaactatgctgccagtgttgccacagtctctgtagtcaaccattatgctgcctgtgttgctgccagtgttgccactgtcactgtagtcaaccactatgatgCCAgttttgccacagtcactgtagtcaaccactatgctgccagtgttgctgacaGTGTTCCTGCCATTGTTGCCACTatctctgtagtcaaccactatgatgCCAgttttgccacagtcactgtagtcaaccactatgctgccagtgttgccacagtcactgtagtcaaccactatgctaccAGTGTCGCCACAGTCTGTGTAGtctaccactatgctgccagtgttgccagagTCACtgaagtcaaccactatgctgccagtgttgcaacAGTCACTGTAGTTAACCATTATACtggcagtgttgccacagtctctgtagtcaaccttTATGCTGCCATTGTTGCCACAGTCTCAGTAGACAacaactatgctgccagtgttgccacagtctctgtagtcaacaaCTATGATGCCAGTGTTGAGACACTCACTGTAGTCAACCCTTATGCTGCCAGTGTTTCCACGGTCACTTAA
- the LOC138368086 gene encoding uncharacterized protein has product MLVATVSVVYHYAASVATSVATVTVVNHYAASVDIFTVVNHYAAKVSTVTVVNHYAASVASVYVVYNNAASVVASVPTVSVVNHFAASVAPVFVVNNYNASVDTVTVVNHYAASFVTVTVFYYYAASVATVSVVNHYAACVAKVSLVNNYADCVAASVPTVTVVNHYDASYATVTVVNDYAASVDDSVAASVATVSVVNHYDANFATVTVVNHYAASVADSVAASVATISVVNHYDASVATVTVVNH; this is encoded by the exons ATGCT tgttgccacagtctctgtagtctaccactatgctgccagtgttgctaccagtgttgccacagtcactgtagtcaatcaCTATGCTGCTAGTGTTGACATATTCACTGTAgttaaccactatgctgccaaagtttccacagtcactgtagtcaaccactatgctgccagtgttgcctcaGTCTATGTAGTCTACaacaatgctgccagtgttgttgccagtgttcccacagtctctgtagtcaaccactttgctgccagtgttgcaccaGTCTTTGTAGTCAACAACTATAATGCCAGTGTTgatacagtcactgtagtcaaccattatgctgcCAGTTTTGTCACAGTCACTGTATTCTactactatgctgccagtgttgccacagtctctgtagtcaaccattatgctgcTTGTGTTGCCAAAGTCTCTTTAGTCAACAACTATGCTGActgtgttgctgccagtgttcccactgtcactgtagtcaaccactatgatgCCAGttatgccacagtcactgtagtcaacgactatgctgccagtgttgatgACAGTGTTGCTGCAAGTGTTGCCACTGTCTCTGTTGTCAACCACTATGATGCCAattttgccacagtcactgtagtcaaccactatgcagcCAGTGTTGCTGACAGTGTTGCTGCAAGTGTTGCCACTATCtcagtagtcaaccactatgatgccagtgttgccacagtcactgttgtCAACCACTAA
- the LOC138368087 gene encoding uncharacterized protein: MAATLSATILSIVVDYSDSGNTGSITGSILVDYRHCGNTGSIMVDHSDCDNTGSTVVDYRDCGNTNSKMVDYIDYGNTESIVVDYSHCGNNGSIIVDFIDFCYTGSIVVDYSDCSNTCSIVVDYSDCGNTCSIMRDYRDCGNTSSNTISMVFEYRDYYNTRIIVVNYSDSGNTGSNSGSIVVDYRDCGNTGSIVVDYIVCGNTGSIMVDYSECDNTGSTVVDYSDCGNNGSNTGSKVVDYRDCGNTYSKRVDYRDYGDTGNIVVDYSVCGNTGSIMVDYSDCCYTGSIVVDYSECVNTCSIVVDYSDCSNTSSNTISIVFEYRDYYNTRSIVVNYSDSGNTGSKTGSIVVECIDCGNTGSNTGNIVVDYRNCGNTSSIMVDNRDCDNTGSIGVDYSECGYTGSIMVHYSDCGNNSSNTGSNTGSIVVDYRNFGNTSSIMVDKSDCGYTGSIVVDYSDCGNIGSIVVDYSDCRNTGSILVNYNDCGNTGSIVVDYRGSGNTGSNTGSIVGHYRDYSKTGNIVVDYSDSGNTGSNTGSIVVDYRDCGSTGRNTGSIVVDYCDCGNNGSNTCSNTGSIVVDYSDCGKTGSNTGCIVVDYRDCGNTGSIVVDYSDCGTTDSIVVDYSDCFNTASIVVDYSDCCNTGIIVVDYRDCGNTGSNTGSKVVDYREYDNTAA; encoded by the coding sequence ATGGCAGCAACACTGTCAGCCACCATtctcagcatagtggttgactacagtgacagtggcaacactggcagcatcacTGGCAGCATTTTGGTTGACTACagacactgtggcaacactggcagcataatggTAGACCACAGTGACTGTGACAACACTGGCAGCACtgtggttgactacagagactgtggcaacacaaACAGCAAAATGGTTGACTACATAGACTATGGCAACACTGAAAGCATAGTAGTAGACTACAGTCACTGTGGCAACAATGGCAGCATAATAGTTGACTTCATTGACTTTTGCTACACTGGCAGCATTGTGGTAGATTACAGTGACTGTAGCAACACTTgcagcattgtggtagactacagtgactgtggcaacacttgcAGCATAATGAgagactacagagactgtggcaacactagcAGCAACACTATCAGCATGGTGTTTGAATACAGAGACTATTACAACACTCGCATCATAGTGGTTAACTACAGTGacagtggcaacactggcagcaactcAGGCAGCAttgtggttgactacagagactgtggcaacactggcagcatagtagtAGACTACATTGTCTGTGGCAATACTGgcagcataatggttgactacagtgaatgtgacaacactggcagcactgtggtagactacagtgactgtggcaacaatggcagcaacactggcagcaaagtggttgactacagagactgtggcaacacatACAGCAAAagggttgactacagagactatGGCGACACTGGCAACATTGTGGTAGACTATAGTGTCTGTGGCAATACTGGGagcataatggttgactacagtgactgttgctacactggcagcatagtggttgactacagtgaatgTGTCAACAcatgcagcatagtggttgactacagtgactgtagcaACACTAGCAGCAACACTATCAGCATTGTGTTTGAATACAGAGACTATTACAACACTCGCAGCATAGTGGTTAACTACAGTGacagtggcaacactggcagcaagacaggcagcatagtggttgaatgcatagactgtggcaacactggcagcaacacaggcaacatagtggttgactacagaaaCTGTGGCAACACAAGCAGCATAATGGTTGACAACAGAGACTgtgacaacactggcagcataggagTAGACTACAGTGAATGTGGATATACTGGCAGCATAATGGttcactacagtgactgtggcaacaatagcagcaacactgggagcaacactggcagcatagtagtTGACTACAGAAACTTTGGCAACACAAGCAGCATAATGGTTGACAAGAGTGACTGTGGCTACACTGgcagcattgtggtagactacagtgactgtggcaacattggcagcatagtggtagactacagtgactgtcgGAACACTGGCAGCATTTTGGTGAACTATAATGACTGTGGGAACACTGGCAGCATTGTGGTTGACTACAGAGGCTCTGgaaacactggcagcaacactggcagcatagtgggtCACTACAGAGACTATAGCAAAACTGGCAACattgtggttgactacagtgacagtGGCAACACCGGCAGCAACACAGGCAGCATAGTCGTTGACTACAGAGATTGTGGCAGCACTGGCCGCAACacaggcagcatagtggttgactactgtGACTGTGGCAACAATGGCAGCAACACttgcagcaacactggcagcatagtggttgactacagtgactgtggcaagactggcagcaacactggctgcatagtggtagactacagagactgtggcaacactggtagcatagtggttgactacagtgattgTGGCACCACTGACAGCATAGTGGTTGATTACAGTGACTGTTTCAACACtgccagcatagtggttgactacagtgactgttgcAACACTGGcatcatagtggttgactacagagactgtggcaacactggcagcaacactggcagcaaagtggttgactacagagaaTATGACAACactgcagcatag
- the LOC138368085 gene encoding uncharacterized protein has protein sequence MLPILPQTLQSTTMLPVLLVSVVYHNAASIHTVTVVNHYVASVATVTVVNHYAARVAKVTVVNHYTASVATVSVVNNYVASVATVSVVDHYAAIVATVTVVNHYAASVATTTVVNHYATSVHTVSVIYHYAASVATVTVVNHYAASVDTVTVVNHYSASAAIVTVVNHYAASVASVSVVYHNSASVAASVATISVDNHQAYSVATVSVVNHYAACVATVSVVNHNAASVAASVATVTVVNHCAASVAILSVLNHYAASVATVSVVNHYDASVATVTVVNHYAASVDTVTVVNHYAASLTTITVVNHYATSVVTVSVVYHNAASVAASVATVTVVNHYAASVDIFTVVNHYAANVSTVTVVNHYADNVASVYVVYHNAASVVPVFPQSL, from the coding sequence atgctCCCAATATTGCCACAGACACTGCAGTCTactactatgctgccagtgttgctagtctctgtagtctaccacaatgctgcTAGTATTCACACAGTCACTGTAGTTAACCACTATGTTGCCagcgttgccacagtcactgtagtcaaccactatgctgccagagtTGCCAAAGTCACTGTAGTTAACCATTacactgccagtgttgccacagtctctgtagtcaacaattatgttgccagtgttgccacagtctctgtagtcgaCCATTATGCTGCcattgttgccacagtcactgttgttAACCATTATGCCGCCAGTGTTGCCACAAccactgtagtcaaccattatgctACCAGTGTTCACACAGTTTCTGTAAtctaccactatgctgccagtgttgccacagtcactgtagtcaaccactatgctgcgagtgttgacacagtcactgtagtcaatcaCTATTCTGCCAGTGCTGCcatagtcactgtagtcaaccactatgctgccagtgttgcctcagtctctgtagtctaccacaattctgccagtgttgctgccagtgttgccacaatcTCTGTAGACAACCACCAAGCttacagtgttgccacagtctctgtagtcaaccattatgctgcATGTGTTGCCACAGTCTCAGTAGTCAACcacaatgctgccagtgttgctgctagtgttgccactgtcactgtagtcaaccactgtgctgccagtgttgccatacTCTCTgtactcaaccactatgctgccagtgttgctacagtctctgtagtcaaccactatgatgccagtgttgccacagtcactgtagtcaaccactatgctgctagtgttgacacagtcactgtagtcaaccactatgctgcaagTTTGACCACAATCACTGTTGTCAACCACTATGCTACCAGTGTTGTAACAGTCTctgtagtctaccacaatgcggccagtgttgctgccagtgttgccacagtcactgtagtcaaccactatgctgctagtgttgacatattcactgtagtcaaccactatgctgccaatgTTTCCACAGTCACTGTTGTTAACCACTATGCTGACAATGTGGCCTCAGTCTAtgtagtctaccacaatgctgccagtgttgttccagtgttcccacagtctctgtag